CCGGCAGCCGCGTTtctcccacgccgccggccgtaCGGCTGGCCCCAACCCGCAGCTGTGCCTCTcccgcgccgcacgccggcggagGCCGTGGCTGCGCATGCTGGCTTGCCGCCGTCGACGAGCTCTACCGGGGGGGTGGGTGCGCCGGTCACATGATTTTCCTGGCCCATGCCTGTGCCCTGTGCCGGTCGCCGCGGCGCACTGGACCCACCCGTCCGCATGGTGGGTGTAACGACTCGGCCCGGGATAACcgttaagatctactctacagtATTTTTTGCGCTACAGTAGATGCGTGCGTTCTACAGTACTCGAATTCAGCCCGGCCCAACTGGCCACGAGCTGTCACAGTCACCCCCCGTTGAggactcgacgtcctcgtcgagaCATCGAACCAGCTTACCCATACGGGACAAAGGAGCAGGATCCCCTCTCTTgggccacgtcccatacgtctagaACTACGATCTCATGTGCCACGCCCGTGGGTTCACTGCCAGCAACCCATGTGTGTCCGTCCACATGCTGTTGGCATCTGTCACAGTCACCCCCCGTTGAggactcgacgtcctcgtcgagaCATCGAACCAGCTTACCCATACGGGACAAAGGAGCAGGATCCCCTCTCTTgggccacgtcccatacgtctagaACTACGATCTCATGTGCCACGCCCGTGGGTTCACTGCCAGCAACCCATGTGTGTCCGTCCACATGCTGTTGGCATCTGTGTTCCCACGCGCCGACGTGCTCATGTacgcgcacttctgcccgtacgtggcgtgaaaccgcgagagtatggctctgatacccctgTAACGACCCAGCTTACCCATACGGGACAAAGGAGCAGGATCCCCTCTCTTgggccacgtcccatacgtctagaACTACGATCTCATGTGCCACGCCCGTGGGTTCACTGCCAGCAACCCATGTGTGTCCGTCCACATGCTGTTGGCATCTGTGTTCCCACGCGCCGACGTGCTCATGTacgcgcacttctgcccgtacgtggcgtgaaaccgcgagagtatggctctgatacccctgtaacgacccggtccgggataacggctaagatctactctacattttgagtaaaccacacctgctaaataactctcttgcgctttcgtcctcgcatCGCGCAAAAGGCTGCAGCCGGAATTATTAGCTTCCCGCAAtccggctatttaagctggtcttGCTCGCGTTCGGTTTCCCGTATGGGACTAAACTGGGAACACTGTGCCAGAGGTACAGTATTTTTCGCGCTACGGTAgatgtgctacagtaactcgaATTCAGCCCGGCCCAACTGGCCACGGGCTGTCACAGTGGGCCCCCGTGGCGTTAATCCACGTGCTAGCGAGTGACGCTGGTCTATCgacatttttttctctcccctcttctctctcctacTAGTAAGCCACCGTCGACCCGTTAGTCATGCCCTAAGGTGGTACCTGCGATCGAAGTTACCGCACTGCTACTTGGCCTGAGGAACATGCATGATGGTGGCAATTGGGCAGTGCTACAGGGTTTCAGTTATTCTCGGAGTCAGTGTCGTCCTTGGGTGGGTGGGTAGAGATGGCAGGAATTGTGGCATGCGATGATGATGGTGGTGCCGTGGTGGTGGTGTCAGGACAACACTTCTCGTACCGATCAAACCTTCACTTCCAAGGCTTGGAAGTAAGAGAAGTTTGCACAGCAGGCCAGGGTAAAAAGTACACACATCTTTCCACATGCTCCCCAGGCCTATCTCATCATTTTATCCTAGCTGCTgcttccttcgcagcttcctCATCTCCCGCTCTTCTTCCTAGCTACTACCTTCTTCGAACTCGTGTGTCGATCAAGGGATAATGTGGCATATATAGTTCTTGAAAGGAAAAAATGCTAAACTTTAAAAATTAGCTTAGTCCGTACTAAGGTAGTATGCAGGAAAGAAATAAAAACATCATTATAAGGGTACAAACCCCGGCCTCCAGTCAACAGCAAGATTAGTTATGACACAATAAATAGCCAAAGCAAACGATAGGGATTGAGCTACATATTCGGAAACAATCTTAAGATAACTTGCTAATAATTAACATCAGAAATAATATGCATAATTCCCACGGAAATTCTCCACGATGAGACACTCCAAGTGAAGATGGAAGAAAGCTATATCACTTAACCTTCTAATAAGTTGCCCGTCCGGCCTCATCAGTTATTAGAACGGCGCCGGACGGCCACCAGCGGCGCCGGGGTTCCATCCGTAGGCTGCATCCGGGAGCAGCTGCACGTTGCCGAGGAGGTTCGGTGGCAGTCCCTGGAGCAGGCTTGGGTCGACAGAGCTGGCGAGATGCTGCGCTTGCTGCGCACCAGCGAGAATCCCGGCGCTGTCGGCCTGTGCTTGGGCGGCGAGcatgtcctcctcctccagcggcaGCCTCTCGTACACCGCGTTCGCGAAAGAGGCCGCCATTATCACCACCGGCCCGGCTGCTGTCAGCGCACCCACGACGCTGCCGCCCACCACCTGCCCCTGCCCCCCGGCAAGGTACACGGTGAGCCCTGTGGCTTcgggtggcgcgggcggcgggagaAAAGagccggagagggagaggatctCAAACCGGCCGTGGAGGGCAACGACCGCGCCTTGGGAGGCCGGCTGCCGCAGGGTGACGTTGGTCACGGTGCCCGCGCCACTGAGGACGCAGACcccgcgctggcggcggcgcgcgaacGCCGTGATGCTCTCAGAGATGTCGCAGCCGCCTGCCACCTCCATGACGTGAGTCCGGAGCGTGTTGGCGCTGTCCCTCGTGATGATTATCGGCGGCTTCGGTTTGTTCTTGgaccccgccggccggcccctcgGGCGGCGTGTGGTGGCCTCTCCGCCCTCTGGCCCGCCACCAGATGGGGTAACCAGCGCCAGCTcgtcacctccgccgccgccgccgccgccacttccGTTGCCGTTGCCACTGTTCTCGTCATCCTCAAGGTCGCGCttgctgccgcggccgccgaaaAGCCCTGGCGTGCCGCCGCCCTGGTCGTCCTCGGTCTTGAGTTgcagctggtggtggtggtggtggtgctgctgctgctgctggagatgCTGATGGAAGTCGCGGGAGTTAAACGGCGGAGGAAGATGGTGACCGTGTATGGATGCCGCAACCGGATCCATCCTCGCGAGCTAGCTAGGTTATTCTTTCCCTCCCGAATATAGCTCTCTCCTCTCGCcccctctttccttttttcttgcaagatcttttttattttggtgCCCTCAATCTTATCTGCTAACAAATCTCTCAAGTGGTCAGGGGCGACGAAACCTACGAGATTGAACAGTGGCAACGAAAGCAAAGGGAAGGAGTAAAGAaggaggcgggggaggagcAGAACAATTAGCCAATTATTAAGGGAGGAAAGCCAGGAGAGACGAAGGAGCTGAGTGCACGGCTGGGTTGGGAAAAAGGACGAGATGGAAAGAAAGACGGCGCTCTGCTCCTTCTTTTCTCACTCGCTCTCTCCACTTTGCCGCTCGATTAGAATAATGATGATGATAGgtgggagggagcaggggacgcgcgccaccaccaccgccaccgctacTACCCCTCACCAGACACCAGACAAAGCGAGGGGGCAAGCCACTTCTCATGTCAACCACCAACTTCTCATCAGCTGATTCTttgccctcaaaaaaaaaagctgatTCTAGGGCATCTAACTAGACTGCTAGCTACAccttttttcctctctctctctctctctctgactcGGTCTTCCTCATTTTCTGGTAGATGCCACGCTGACCTCTCTTCAGCATCCCAAAATGCGAGCGCCTGTTTTCTGATATGTGTGGGTTACAAAAGAATTGTTCATAACTTATATATGGATCAAGCTAAGTACAGTTCTATACATTATTGTTGTGCAGTCTGGAATGTACTTCTCCCAAGTCGCAAGCATCACATATCCAATCTGTAAAGTCTAAAGTTGAGCGTACGTCTAGATGTGACTGACCGGGTCGAGAATGTTTAAGCTAAGCGCCTAAGCCCCTGATGTGACATGCAAAGTTTCGGTCTACTCAGTGAATAGCATAGTGGTCAGATTGTTTATGTTTTGTTTCTAAATGCAAGTAGGGTTCATGTTAGCAAATAAATGAGCAAATGAACTGGTCAGTCGTCTGACTACGTACTGTCTAATTCTGCGTGTTAGTAAGACTGGGCTAGTCGCCTCCAAATGGATGTGATTTGGTGGGTAGGCGGCGTCATAGAGCCGTTGCGCGATCCACATGGTCAGGTTCTCATGCATATACAGCCGGGATGAACCTACGTTCAACTTTCTCCGCTAGTTAAGCAACAGTTTGTGCTGGCGCCTCCTATTTAGGGCGCTGATGGGCAGTGGCCGGCTGCTTACGGACCGCCATCACTTATCCATTTGTATAAGTGCTCCATACTTTTTTTTATCTTTACTTCCTTTAATATTCGGCATGAATTTACATATGCCATCTTCCGGTTGACGATATGCCACAAGCTACCTAATAGCTAGTTGATGCGAcatgcactactacaaaaacgttgatttgtcccggttgggaaacccctgttgtcccggtttcccaaccgggaatgctagtccgggacaaaaggggtgcccttttgtcccggttggtaacaccaatagggacaaaaggtgcttccagcgcccacgtggctggcgcacccttttgtcccggttggtgttaccaaccgggacaaaaggtccctttttttcatgttttccttttctcaattttttttctatttcaattatacttttgcatttcaattaaatttatgtattggaattcagtgtgtatgatctccaatattatataaatatatatacacacatatatattattggagtgcttatatatataatacatacatactcataaatagaaatttaatacatacacacacatatatatttacataggtatattcgttcttaattacatatatacgcgtctattatcatatttgctgcgattgtcaatattagatattccatcatagtagaattcgccttttggatcgaggacttgttcaacaataaatccagacaattgttcttgaatcgccataatcttttcctccggtatgagtttatcgcgcatctcctcgacctatggaaaaatggaataattaattttgactaattaaaatacgagttcaaatattaacaagttttttacttacttcctcctcccaatatgtccagccctttggaggacctaccagaccatggatgttctcgcatacatagtatgcgcataaattagtgccttgtttctgcctcatacactttaagagagaaaaaattatcaggtatttacatgaatatataataaaactaatgaatcgtgcaacgaatcatccaagtgcataccgtaaaatctgtcttgatcttcaattccttgtcaaatttgcctggatgatttttagcgaattgtttccaaatcctgtgcatgattagaacaattatagtcaagtaacaaagtgattcaaattatcggccatcgacggagtagtggtagaattactttttcatcatgttaagaagattttcgtattgttctggaggtctcctcaatgagtccataaccacgagtaggctcttctcgggaattatgacaattacgacccagtgttcactgcaagattatacggaggcagttctttgtagttaaggtttaaacaattcgattacagaatagaaagagttagacggaaggaatcactcatgcaaagttgtaaggaaacaatatcatttgcatgttgtgatgaacgcttatgtacttgaacaagttttggtataGCTCATCGGCAGTGTCacgtagaatcctccaattacaagtaattgggtcgatgaagccgaggtgagagtatccctttctcttgcatgtttgtatctccattctacatgataccgaataaatcaagagatcaatatgttgagatcatgaaaaacaatacgtaaggagagtaaaatacttacagaacccacaagccgaccatagagatgtcgagggcctcctgatggaatagttggtaaatttcttcccagtttatccatataatggcctccccccgtaagaaatcgtcatctttaatctttgcgccctgcatgaagatgcgatcggccatcgcacgcatatagtgctggtgcagcttatacatttgcgttggaagcacagacactactttggggggtacaagagattttccgatctcatacgtccatttgacgaccacatcggcctttggaatatcttctccccctgcaatctgagccgccgtcaggtttgattctttcaaaaatgtaacaaagtcttgttcttgcgtcgtctgtcccactacgagaggctctattgtttgtttattttgggctccgagctgtggaacgtcggacgacgacgactttgattgtctcttctttttctcagtagttttgataattgtgcgttcgtagtctgaagggggttctctcggaatgaattttctcttatttgcttcgcgcattcccttaaaaaatttcaaatctatcg
This window of the Panicum virgatum strain AP13 chromosome 1K, P.virgatum_v5, whole genome shotgun sequence genome carries:
- the LOC120699987 gene encoding AT-hook motif nuclear-localized protein 24-like, which encodes MDPVAASIHGHHLPPPFNSRDFHQHLQQQQQHHHHHHQLQLKTEDDQGGGTPGLFGGRGSKRDLEDDENSGNGNGSGGGGGGGGDELALVTPSGGGPEGGEATTRRPRGRPAGSKNKPKPPIIITRDSANTLRTHVMEVAGGCDISESITAFARRRQRGVCVLSGAGTVTNVTLRQPASQGAVVALHGRFEILSLSGSFLPPPAPPEATGLTVYLAGGQGQVVGGSVVGALTAAGPVVIMAASFANAVYERLPLEEEDMLAAQAQADSAGILAGAQQAQHLASSVDPSLLQGLPPNLLGNVQLLPDAAYGWNPGAAGGRPAPF